Below is a genomic region from Malassezia restricta chromosome VIII, complete sequence.
CGCCCGCAGGGGGGGCTGGTGCGGCTGGCGGTTGTTCGGTGGGCTGGCTCATACGCAAGTAAGCGGCAGGAATCAGCGGGATCAATCTATGTAGAGTACGCGGGCGTGCAAGAGAACTCTGAAAGCTTCGTGCACAGCACCTTATCAGCATGCACTGATCCCAGTGCGTCCGACGTCGACTCACCGTTACGCCTGCGAGGAGCACTGGACCTTCTTCTGTCTCACGTGATAGTTCACGTGCATTTGCTGCCGCGCTTGGGTGGAGCGCGGTCAGGCAGAGATGCACAGGTACAGGGGCGGCCGACAAGACAATacgcgcgtggcgccaTGACATAGTACATAAGAGCTAAAAGCGCAAAAGCGGAATTATTTCTTTGAGGCAGAAGACTTGGTCGTGGTCTTCTTCGTAGTGGCAGCCTTTTTCGCTGGGGCCTTTTTCGCTGGGGCCTTCTTCGCTGGTGTCTTCTTGGCGGTGGTTGTCTTGGCTGATGCTTTCTTAGCTGGTGTCTTCTTGGTCGTCGTCTTGGCTGGTGCCTTCTTGATGGCGGTCTTCTTGGCCGAGGCAGCCCTACTTGTCGACGACTTGGCTTTTTTCgtggagctgctcgcggGAGCGGCCTTCTTAGCGGCAGTGATCTTCTTTGGCGCTGCCGACGTGCCCGCTGCGTGCTTGGCCTTGGCAGCCAGCTTGACCTTTCCGCTCACGCCCTTAGGAAGGAGAAACACGCCCTTGTCTTTGCCGCGCACAATGGCACTATTCAAGTGTGTGCTGAACGACGACAGCGGAAGCTTGCCTGTGTCAGGATGCTTGGCCAGGATTACTTTTTTGAGCGTTGGGCGGCCGAGACCTGCGCGACCCTCTTCTCCGTACGAGATGATAGCCTCGATGATCATGTCCTCATACGTCATGCTGGATGGCTTCCTGGTGCTGGTCGACTTCTTGGCCGGGGCCTTGGCCACGGCGGATTTGGCTTTGGTAGGTGCCATATTAGAAGAGGCAACGAGGCAATGCAGGGATGGTGGGCTGAAGCGAACGAGCCGATCTTGGAAAACCCGCTCGTGTTTGGGGCGCTTTCCTTTTCATAAAAGCGCTCACATTTGGCCCTGCATAAGCCGCGCGCGGCAAACCACATTTTCCGTCCATGAATGCGCGGTGGGCCCGATTTCATCCCAGTCGCGTGAATGACCTCAGCACGTGGCCACCGTGCTTCTCGATCAACGCGCTCCAAGGGCTGTTTCGTGCGCACAGTCTTGGTCCTATCATACTTGCATTGCTATCGTTGTACATCAAACATGCGGTACAGCACCTATCCACAGCAGCCTGCGCACAGCCGGCAGAGCACGGAGGGGGCTGGATGGCATAGGAGGGGGCCCAGGCGACAGACATCGGGCCTGATGCAACTAGGTGCTACCGATCGCCTCTCATCGGGCGCGATAATGTGGAGGTATCCTGCTCCACTACATCGCGCCTAGGGTGCACGGACGGCCAAGGCCAACGAGTGCTGACCGGCTGTGGCCACACTGGCAATGGTCCAAGCACCGGGTTCACCAGGCATGGGAACAGGAGTGGGCGTCGTCTTGCTTTGGTCGTCACCCCACGATTCGGCAGGTTGGCCCATCGCCTCGTCCGATGTCGTTCCCCACGAGTAGAGCACACCACTCGCAGCCAAGGCAAAGGTGAAGCGCATGCCAGCCGCAATGCCGACGATCGAAGCAGGCTCGGGTGAATCTGATTGTatcggcacatgcacggGCGTGCGCATGAGGACAGGGCCTTCCTCGCCCTGGGATGCCAGTACCTCGTGAGGCAGACCCAGCTTGCcctcgtcgctgtcgcCACACATCCATACATGACCGTTGGACAAAAGGAATGCCGTGTGGAACTCGCCTCCATCTACctggacgacgcgcgcaccgTCCAGGCGCGTTGGGTCCAAGGCCTTCACACGCGTGGGGCGCGTCACCTTTTCCTTCTTGAGGCCCGTGCCTGTCTGGCCGCGGGTGTTCAGACCCCAAGCAAAGACGCGTCCTTCTGCATCCACCGCAAAGCTCGAGTTCATGCCGCACGCCACATGCACGATATTCCGCAGCTCGGGAATCAGTTCTGGCGTGAGCAGCATACTCGCTGGTGGGTCACGCTTCGTGAAGCGGGCACGGACGTGGTAAGGACTCGCGAAGCGGCCGAGCTGAGACATGCTGTTCAGGCCCCAGGAGTATACGCGACCATCGAGCGTGAGAGCGAGCACATGGTTTTCGCCGCAGGCCAACTGCGCGAACCGTACGTCTTCTAGCGCAGGAATGGGCAGGGGTGACCACTGCTCGCGAGGTGCACCATCAGCGTCCGTATCGGCGAAGCACACTTTGCCTTCGCCGTCCTTGAAGTGGCCCCAAGCGACGAGACGGCCCTCCGCGTCCAGAGCCAGACTGCAGCCGTccgatgcagcagcacgcgTCGCTCGGAAGCGATGCACTTTACCGTCATCACCAGGGGCCGCATCCTTGCCCGTGGGCGAAATGCCGTCGACCGGCCGCAGCACATAGTACACGTCATCTTCCGACTCGTTGGATCCTTCGCGGTACTTGCGCCCTAACGTGCCGTGATCATCGCTGCCACATGACAGGATGCGACCGTGAGCGTCGATCAGCAGCGTATGCATACCACCTGCGACGATCATCTCTGCACCGCCCGTGCCCAATTGGCCGGCATCCGTTTGCACGGATATGTCTTTGTTGCCAAAGGGCTTGGGCTTGGTGAGCTTGTTGATATTATCATCGTCGGGGCCACCGAGGGACAATTGACCAGCTTCGCCTGTGCCCCACACGAATAGCTTTCGTggcacgacgctgccgctggacgCCTCCGTCTCGGTGCGCGTCGCATAGACAGCCTGCATCGACGCTGTGCCAGCCGTGTGAGATGACAGGTCCGCAGCATGCAAGGCCCGAATGGGAGCTGGCGGCCTATTCAGAGTCGATGTTCGCACACGCTTGACACGCGGtgcatcctcttcatcTACAGCGCGCTTGCGTTGCGTCGCATTCTTGCGGACAGCAGCTTTGGGCGGCATGGTAGTGCAACGTCACTAGGGCACGACACGGTCGTCGTAGAGTTTGGGATGCCCACGTGACTTGAATTACGAGCCTATGCATTACTTGATCTCGAGGAGCTTGACATCAAAGATGAGCGTCGAGTTTGGCGGCAGACCGGGGAGTTTGGCCTTGCCGTACGCCAGATGAGGAGGGCAGGTGAGGCGACGCTCGCCGCCGACCTGCATGCCTTTGACGCCTTCGTCCCAACCTGCGCACGGTGAGCAAAAAGACAACGCACCTTTGATCACTTCGCCCTTGCCGAGACGGAAAGAAAAGGGCCTGCCCTTCGTGTTTGAGTCAAATGTAGAGCCATTCTGCAGCTTGCCGACATAACGCATGCTCACACGGTTACCCGGCTTAGCTGCAGGGCCCGAACCTGCTTTCTTATCCTCCACGATCAGACCCGATGGAAGCTTGGTCTAAAAGTTGAACAGAACGTCAGTCAGCATGGATGCCATGACGTCTCGTACCTTGTCCTGCTTCTGTCCCGACGCCTCAGCTTTGAGCTTCTTGTTCAGGCGCTTGCGCTGGCTGCGGCTCAGCTTGGGTTCGTCCTCGTCCAAGTCCGACACGGAGCGCTTCTTCGAAGGCACAATGACAATgtcctcttcgtcgtcgtcattgtcatcgtcctcctcgaCAAGCacctcgtcatcgtcctcgtcatcatcgtcctcgtcgtcgtcctcaaTCACAATGTCACCATCttcatcctcgtcgtcttcgtcttcgtcctcctcctcatcatcgtcctcctcgtcatcgtcttcttcgtcatcgtcctcctcatcatcgtcctcctcatcatcgtcctcctcgtcgtcatcgtcacGAGGACCCTCAATCAGCTTGCGgtcgcgaggcgcctcctcgtcgtcctcgtcctccagCTCGCCAAGCAGCTCGGGGTCAAGGTCGTTCAGCGACGTCGGGAGCAGGTAGTTGCCGATAATGTCCACTGGCTCGTCACCCGAGACCGACAGACCGACTTCCTCCTCTTCACTGATCTGGAGATTCAGCGTCACTTGCTCCACCTTTTCGGGAATGAGAGAGCACACGACGTACgagtcgtcgtccgtgaAAATGGGAACGCGAGGCTCCATGTCGACAATgtcgtcttcatcgtcgtcatcctcttcttcttcgtcgtcgtcgtcttcatcctcatcgtcgtcctcctcatcttcgtcatcctcgcgctcgtcctcatcgtcgtcttcaATCTCAACGTCCTCATCATCCTCGAGGTCGATAGGGTTGCCGGCGTAGTGCACGCGAAGCACCGAGCGCTTCTTGCCCTTGAGGTTTTCTGGCTCCGAGTAGCTCACGTTCGTGATCTGCAGATCGCGAATCGTGTCCAGGTGGTAGATTTCACCGGGGAGCAAACGCAGCGTAAAGAATTCCACAGGGGCCGACATGGTGTGTTGTTGGTGTGTGCGTGGGCGGTCCAGGCCCGACTTTTTTTTCAGGGCACGTGCAAAGAAGGTGGCCGAACATATCGGGTAGGTACAGTGGAGGTGCTACGAACGACGCGCCTTTTTTTTGACAggcaagacgcgcacggAGGCGGGGGAGGGAGGGGCGTGAGCGGGTGGGTGTGTTGgggcgcgctcgaggacgTCTGTAGAGATGGCAGGGAGGGTGACGTCGGCGTACGGTGCCGCATCGCCCCCGCCCTTGCGCTGAATAGCGCGATCCATAGCATCGAACAGGCGCTGTGTGCATGTGGCCGCTTCGGAGGGGTcgtgccacacgcacgcatccTGCATCATGTGCTTGAGCAGGAGATCCTCCAGCATGGGATGAGGAAGTGAGCAGGGGCGTGCCTTGGGTGGAGGAGACGGTGCCGCGCTGCCCTGCCGTGTCGTGCTCAAGACAAAAATGCCGACGGCATTGCCTGAGCAGCACTCTTGGCGGAAACCCATGCGCTCCCAAAACCCATCTACActgaggcgctcgagagCTTGGCGCTCAGCCATGGCTTCGCGATGCGCAAGCGATGCAGCCCTGGGGATGGGCTTCATCGACGCGCCTGGCTCGTGCGCTGTAGCGGCCTGTTCGTTGACGAAGCGGCCCTTGGGGTCGTCGGGAAACACGGGTATCATGGtcggcacgacgcgtgcggCCAAGGCCTCGGAACGTGTAGCTgcgtgcctgtgctccCATGAGCACGGGTGTAagggcagcggcacatcAGCCACATGGTATGGATGCCCATACTGCCACTGTGCACGAGACACGGCGCTGTCTTTGGCAGGATGCAAGGGCACGATAGCGTGCGAGTCAAGGCGCGTGTAGCCTGGGATAATGTAgaaggcgcgcgcctgtACGCTGAGAGCCACATGACTGAGGCACGTCTGCCACCACCGGatgagcgccgcgtcggaCAGG
It encodes:
- a CDS encoding regulator of Ty1 transposition protein 109, whose protein sequence is MSLVAWCQAAVEAQRPHVCEKGTLRIHALHSCPRPVCSLYPLAHVHPTDARADEAVPTWQEHVIVTAAYRSQDAWRLAYALELYVYTLPRERAGLVYVSKLDSSGYGPPTPSPAARAHLPPARSLTSTLTAAALHYFLVHDHWTTPIDHISLHVLARAQNAYLFPSSHQHPNKRVLSDAALIRWWQTCLSHVALSVQARAFYIIPGYTRLDSHAIVPLHPAKDSAVSRAQWQYGHPYHVADVPLPLHPCSWEHRHAATRSEALAARVVPTMIPVFPDDPKGRFVNEQAATAHEPGASMKPIPRAASLAHREAMAERQALERLSVDGFWERMGFRQECCSGNAVGIFVLSTTRQGSAAPSPPPKARPCSLPHPMLEDLLLKHMMQDACVWHDPSEAATCTQRLFDAMDRAIQRKGGGDAAPYADVTLPAISTDVLERAPTHPPAHAPPSPASVRVLPVKKKARRS
- a CDS encoding histone H1/5 is translated as MAPTKAKSAVAKAPAKKSTSTRKPSSMTYEDMIIEAIISYGEEGRAGLGRPTLKKVILAKHPDTGKLPLSSFSTHLNSAIVRGKDKGVFLLPKGVSGKVKLAAKAKHAAGTSAAPKKITAAKKAAPASSSTKKAKSSTSRAASAKKTAIKKAPAKTTTKKTPAKKASAKTTTAKKTPAKKAPAKKAPAKKAATTKKTTTKSSASKK
- a CDS encoding peptidyl-prolyl cis-trans isomerase; translation: MSAPVEFFTLRLLPGEIYHLDTIRDLQITNVSYSEPENLKGKKRSVLRVHYAGNPIDLEDDEDVEIEDDDEDEREDDEDEEDDDEDEDDDDEEEEDDDDEDDIVDMEPRVPIFTDDDSYVVCSLIPEKVEQVTLNLQISEEEEVGLSVSGDEPVDIIGNYLLPTSLNDLDPELLGELEDEDDEEAPRDRKLIEGPRDDDDEEDDDEEDDDEEDDDEEDDDEEDDDEEEDEDEDDEDEDGDIVIEDDDEDDDDEDDDEVLVEEDDDNDDDEEDIVIVPSKKRSVSDLDEDEPKLSRSQRKRLNKKLKAEASGQKQDKTKLPSGLIVEDKKAGSGPAAKPGNRVSMRYVGKLQNGSTFDSNTKGRPFSFRLGKGEVIKGWDEGVKGMQVGGERRLTCPPHLAYGKAKLPGLPPNSTLIFDVKLLEIK
- a CDS encoding regulator of chromosome condensation, which translates into the protein MPPKAAVRKNATQRKRAVDEEDAPRVKRVRTSTLNRPPAPIRALHAADLSSHTAGTASMQAVYATRTETEASSGSVVPRKLFVWGTGEAGQLSLGGPDDDNINKLTKPKPFGNKDISVQTDAGQLGTGGAEMIVAGGMHTLLIDAHGRILSCGSDDHGTLGRKYREGSNESEDDVYYVLRPVDGISPTGKDAAPGDDGKVHRFRATRAAASDGCSLALDAEGRLVAWGHFKDGEGKVCFADTDADGAPREQWSPLPIPALEDVRFAQLACGENHVLALTLDGRVYSWGLNSMSQLGRFASPYHVRARFTKRDPPASMLLTPELIPELRNIVHVACGMNSSFAVDAEGRVFAWGLNTRGQTGTGLKKEKVTRPTRVKALDPTRLDGARVVQVDGGEFHTAFLLSNGHVWMCGDSDEGKLGLPHEVLASQGEEGPVLMRTPVHVPIQSDSPEPASIVGIAAGMRFTFALAASGVLYSWGTTSDEAMGQPAESWGDDQSKTTPTPVPMPGEPGAWTIASVATAGQHSLALAVRAP